The Nocardia higoensis genome has a segment encoding these proteins:
- a CDS encoding DUF2771 domain-containing protein, translating to MSGAGRGRGRLIAALAGAGLLALVAVIAVVVTIAVRNAPRQDPEITAYAYGTAVTVPPYQYCDLRLIGEDRLDLADCRQNRVVDLETPPGYPLQLSLPSEIADAPWQGLLVYALPGDEEILTQEIYHSDYAPGTLALTIDSQPAPGLRLIGVEIQLPVPAIDEAGRETTVPHASWSIRTGTLGGDEQQ from the coding sequence ATGAGCGGGGCAGGCCGCGGGCGCGGGCGTCTGATCGCCGCGCTGGCCGGAGCGGGACTGCTGGCGCTGGTCGCCGTGATCGCCGTGGTCGTGACGATCGCGGTGCGCAACGCACCGAGGCAGGATCCGGAGATCACCGCGTACGCCTACGGCACCGCGGTCACGGTTCCGCCGTACCAGTACTGCGATCTGCGCCTGATCGGTGAGGACCGGCTGGACTTGGCCGACTGCAGGCAGAACCGGGTCGTCGACCTGGAGACGCCGCCGGGCTACCCGCTGCAACTGTCGCTGCCGTCGGAGATCGCCGACGCGCCCTGGCAGGGGCTGCTCGTCTACGCCTTGCCCGGCGACGAGGAGATCCTCACGCAGGAGATCTACCACTCCGACTACGCACCGGGCACCCTCGCGCTGACCATCGATTCCCAGCCCGCACCGGGCCTGCGCCTGATCGGCGTGGAGATCCAGCTTCCCGTCCCCGCGATCGACGAGGCGGGCCGGGAGACGACCGTGCCGCACGCCTCCTGGTCCATCCGCACCGGCACCCTCGGCGGCGACGAGCAGCAGTGA
- a CDS encoding cold-shock protein → MPTGRVKWYDVEKGFGFLSQDEGEDVYVRSSALPEGVEGLKPGQRVEFGMAAGRRGPQALSLKLIDAPPSLRQSQGAERGGRKEPAGPRRAPDELHGLVEDMITLLETKVQPDLRKGRYPDRKTAKTISDVVRAVARELDH, encoded by the coding sequence GTGCCGACCGGCCGGGTGAAGTGGTACGACGTCGAGAAGGGCTTCGGCTTCCTGTCCCAGGACGAGGGGGAGGACGTCTACGTCCGCTCTTCGGCGCTGCCCGAAGGCGTCGAAGGACTCAAGCCGGGGCAGCGCGTCGAATTCGGCATGGCGGCGGGTCGCCGCGGCCCCCAGGCGCTGAGCCTCAAGCTGATCGACGCGCCGCCGTCGCTGCGCCAGAGCCAGGGCGCCGAGCGTGGCGGCCGCAAAGAACCCGCCGGTCCGCGGCGCGCGCCCGACGAGCTGCACGGCCTGGTCGAGGACATGATCACCCTGCTCGAGACCAAGGTGCAGCCCGACCTGCGCAAGGGGCGCTACCCCGACCGCAAGACCGCCAAGACCATCTCCGATGTCGTCCGGGCGGTCGCGCGCGAGCTCGATCACTGA